In Panacibacter microcysteis, the genomic stretch AGGAAAATGGACCAGTTGGTAATAGATGATGCACCTGTTGTGCCGTTGTTTTATGATGAGGTTATTCATCTTGTAAACAAAGAAGTAGTGGGCTTTCCTGCAAATGCACTTAACCTGCTCGAACTTAGAAGAACACAGGTAAAGAAGCAATAAGATATGTACAAAATGAGCGGGAACGTGTTAATAATTCTTGGCAGTAGTATGTAGTTGTTACATCGTTCAACCGCTGTTGCCCGATTATTGCTATGTCTTGCAGGTGTGCGAAACACGGATGGGGGATAAGCCATAGCAGGTGATGGAATGAAAGATTCAACACTACTCAAAAATTTAGAATGCCTTCTTTTCATTAGTTTTGCCACTTCGATTATGACAGAAATACTTATAATACTTGGTCTTGTTATTCTTAACGGGGTCTTTTCAATGGCTGAAATAGCCCTGGTCTCGGCAAGAAAAGCAAGGCTTGAAGGACAGGCGAATAAAGGAGATTCAAGGGCACGGGAAGCATTAAAACTCGCAAACCATCCTGATACATTTCTTTCAACAGTACAGATAGGCATTACACTGATTGGTATTTTGACCGGTATATTCTCCGGCGAGAATATCAAAGATGATATTGTTGTATTCTTACAGAAATATCCGGCCATTGCGCCATACAGCAGCGGTGCTGCAACAGCGATCGTAGTAATCATCATTACTTATCTTTCGCTTGTTATTGGAGAACTGGTGCCCAAAAGAATCGGGCTTAGCAATCCTGAAGGTATCGCCAAAGCACTGGCCGGGCCAATGAGTGTATTATCCAAAATCACTTATCCTTTTATATGGTTGCTTACCAAATCAAGCCACTTTCTCATCAAACTGTTTGGTATAAAAGGAAACGATAACCAGGTTACTGAAGAAGAGATAAAAGCTATTATAAGTGAAGGTACGGAGCAGGGTACGATTGATGAAGCGGAACAGCAGATCATCGAACGTGTTTTTCACCTGGGCGACAGGAACATTACTTCTTTGATGACGCATCGCAGCGACATTGTGTGGCTGGATGTTAACAGCAGTGTGGGCGCCATCAAAGAATTGTCTGACGATATGGTACACTCTGTTTACCCGGTGTGTGACGGAACGATCGACGCCGTTAAAGGCGTTGTTTCATTGAAGGATATATTCAGGTCTGCACCTGAAACATTGCTGAAAGATATTATGCATGCGGCCTTTTATGTGCCCGAAAACAACTCTGCATACCAGTTGCTGGAAAAGTTTAAAGAATCCAAGAGGCATTATGCTTTTATAGTAGATGAATATGGCACATTGCAGGGCATCATTACATTGAATGATATATTGCAGGCAATCGTGGGAGATATTTCTGAACCAAATGATGAAGAATATGAGATCATCAGGCGGGATGATGGTTCTTACCTGATTGATGCGCAGATATCTTACTATAACTTTCTCTCATATTTTGAGAAAACTGACTGGATGGAAGACAGCGACCAGGAATTTGATACACTGGCAGGGTTTATACTCGATAACCTGGAGCGTATACCTGTAACCGGAGACAAGTTTGACTGGCGCGGTTTTACTTTCGAGATCATAGACATGGATAACCACCGTATAGATAAACTACTCGTTACACTCTCAGACAAACTAAAGAAAGAACTGGAAGAAGACCTCTAGCTGCTACTAAAATGTAAACACGGCAATGTTTTCAGGATAATTCAGTTTGTTGCTTTTTTCTGCTTCTTTTACTTTCACGTGCATCATGTTTATCTGGTTGTTATTGTACTCATGCAACAGGTCATTCATAATAGCAAGCTTATTAACCTGCGCTACCTGTTGTACTTCAAAGTAAGACCAGATACTTTCACTTTGTTGCTCATAACCTACGAAATTCAGTTGCACCGGTTTGTCATTTACTTTCAACTGTAGGTGTTGCTGTATGTAAGCGCTTACATATTTATTCATCAGTTCCTGGTTGGCCGGGTACAATATGTCTATCTTATCCTGGTGGCTTTTGCGCAGTGTTTGCTCAAAGTCATCTGTAAAAATTCTTACACTTATTTCAAGCGATTTGTTTTTGTCATTGTAGTTGATATCGGTCATTGATACATAAAAAGGATGAATCATTGCAGTATATGCAATCAAAAGCCACTGATGTAAAATAGTTGCCATTCAACAAGATTTTTTTACCAGCACAAAAGTGCGTTTTAAATTGAATGCTTTATTTTATTTTTCGTTAAAACCCGCAATATATCAGTTCTTTAAACGACTATATTTGCAGCTTTGGCCGACGCACATGAGTGATTTCAGCATGTTTTTCCCGATGGGCATTGAGCATATAACCGACCTCAATGGCATTGATCACATTTTATTTATAGCAGCACTTTGTTTACGTTATGTAATCAGCGACTGGAAGAAACTGCTCATCCTGGTTACGGCATTTACCATTGGGCATTCAATAACACTTGCACTTAGCGCGTTGAATATTATTGAAGTGCCGCAGGCCATTACAGAGTTCTTTATTGCGGTAACAATCGTTATAACAGCATGCAGCAATTGCTTTGTAAAAGATTTCAGTTTTACAGGCAAATACCCGGTTATTTATTTTTTCGCGTTGTTCTTTGGTTTAATTCATGGCCTTGGTTTCAGCACATTGCTAAAAAGTATGTTAGGTAAAGATCAAAGCATTGTAGTACAGTTGCTGGCATTTAACCTTGGGCTCGAAGTAGGGCAGCTTTTAATTGTAACCTGCATATTGCTCTTTTCTTTTTTGCTGGTAAACATGCTAAGCGTAAACAGGAAGTATTATTTATTGTTTGTAAGTGGCGGTATAGCAGCGTTGGCTTTAGAAATGGCGCTGCAACGAATACCATAATTGTTTTGAGCCCGGCTGCAGTACATTTGGCATCGCCTGTTGCGTCGCACACTTGTACTGTTGAACCACAGGTGATCAGCGATGCAGGATGCAAAAACCGTTCAGGGCTTTGCAAATATCCAGGCAAATGCCCGGCCCCGGGATATCTGGTAAACCGCAACGCTACAGTCGCCATAAAAACGGAACCCTGAAGTGAGTGACACAACAGTCGATGCCACGAAGAACGAATGCTTGTAACATAAAAAATAAACAGTCAACACATGATGATGAGAAAACTAATGTTTTGCACGGTAGCCCTGCTGGTTGTACAAACGGCAATGGCCCAGAACATTCAGAACAATCCCGGTTCAAATCATGGCAATAAGTTTGAACAACTGGGAACCATTCTTCCCACACCCAACGAATATCGTACGGCGAGCGGCGCACCGGGGCCAAAGTACTGGCAGCAACGTTGCGATTACGATATTACCTGCTCGCTCGATGAGAAGAACCTGAAGCTGACCGGCAGCGAAAAAGTTACTTACTTCAACAACTCACCGGATGTGCTTACCTACCTGTGGCTTCAGCTCGACGAAAACCAGCACAGCAGTGTAAACAATTCCGGCTACCAGAACAGCAGTTCCATGCAGCAGAATGTAAGTCTTACGTTGCTGGAAAGAATGGAAGAAAACAAAACAGACAACGGCTACGGTGATAAGATTGCAAAAATTACAGATGCTAGCGGCAAATCATTAAAATACACCGTAAACAAAACCATGATGCGTGTAGAGTTGCCTGCGCCGTTAAAACCCGGCCAGCAATTTATATTTAATGTTGACTGGAGCTACAATATTTCTGACCGCTTTAAATACAATGGCCGTGGCGGGTACGAGTTCTTCCCGGAAGATGGCAACTACCTATTTACCATGACACAGTGGTATCCCCGTCTTTGCGTGTACAGCGATTTCCAGGGCTGGCAGAATCACCAGTTTGCGGGCAGCGGCGAATTTGCTTTAACCTTTGGCAACTTTAAGGTGCAGATGACTGTTCCTGCAGACCATATGGTGGGCTCCACCGGCGAGTGCCAGAATTATGCACAGGTTTTATCTGCCACACAAATGAGCCGCTGGCAGAAAGCCCAAACCGCCAAAGAACCTTTACAGATTGTAACGCTTGATGAGGCAAAAGCAGCAGAAAGCAAAAAAAGTACAGCTACAAAAACATGGATATTCAAAGCTGATATGGTGCGTGACTTTGCATGGACATCGAGCCGCAAATTTTTATGGGATGCAATGCCCGCCTTTGTGGAAGGCAAAAAAGTAATGTGTATGAGCTTTTATGGTAAGGAAGCTTATGGCCTTTACAGCAAGTACTCCACCAAAATGGTGGCACATACCATTAAGTCTTACTCAAAATTTACTATTCCATATCCTTACCCCGTTGCCCAAAGCATAGAGGCCAGCAATGGTATGGAATACCCGATGATTTGTTTTAATTACGGCCGTACAGAGAAAGATGGCACCTATAGTGAAGCCACCAAAAACGGCATGATCGGCGTAATCATCCACGAAGTAGGGCACAATTTCTTCCCGATGATCGTAAACAGCGATGAGCGCCAGTGGACATGGATGGATGAAGGCCTCAACACTTTCTGCGAATACCTGACAGAAGAATTGTACGACAACAAGTTTCCATCGCGTCGCGGGCCGGCCCATACAATTGTTGATTACATGAAAATGCCAAAAGATCAGCTGGAACCGATCATGACCAACAGCGAAAACATCATCCAGTTTGGGCCAAACGCATACTCTAAACCTGCTACAGGGTTAAACATCCTCCGCGAAACGATCATGGGCCGCGAACTGTTTGATTATGCATTTAAAACATATGCTCAGCGCTGGGCCTTCAAACATCCGACACCTGCTGACCTTTTCCGCACTATGGAAGATGCGAGTGCAGAAGATCTTGACTGGTTCTGGAGAGGCTGGTTTTACAGTATAGACGCCTGCGATATTTCCATCGACAGTGTAAAAGCATTCAAAGCCGACCTTAACGGGCAGGTTAAATTGCGGACACCGGGAGAAAAACCACTCGACAAACCTGCCGTACCAGTGTTTGACGATATTTCCAAAGTAAGAAACAGGGAAGACAAAGCGATCCACTTTCTTTCTGATACCGATACTACTTTGCGCGACTTTTACTGGCGCTACGACCGGGGTATGGAGCCATACGATTCCACTTATAAATTCCAGGGTAAACCTGTTGAAATAGAAGAGATTGACAACGCTACCAAACAAAAATATGCAGGTAAATACCTGTACGAAGTCTCATTTTCCAATAAAGGCGGCCTGGTAATGCCGATCATCGTAGAATGGACCTTTGCAGACGGAACAAAAGAAACCGAACGCATTGCAGTACAAATCTGGCGCAAAGATGAAAATCACGTTTCGAAAGTGTTTATGAAAGATAAAGAAGTGGTATCTGTGCAGTTAGACCCGATGAAAGAAACGGCAGATATCAATCTTACGAATAATAGCTGGCCAAAAATTGAAACGGTAAATAATTTTAACCTGTTTAAAATGAAACAGGCTGCGCGTGGCCAGTCACAAGGTTTAAATCCAATGCAGAAAGCTGCACAGAAATAGTTGTTGTTAGTTGCTCACTCGTTCAAGGGACAAACCACTTCGAAAGAAGTGGTTTTGTCGTTTTTTGGGGCAGGCTTTTGTTTTTCATGGCATCGCCGGTTGTGTCACTCACTTGTACGTTCTGTTTTTATGGCGACTGTAGCGTTCCGGTTACCCGGTGTTGTTGCGGGTATTGTTGGAGAAAGAAGTTATTTACAGCCCAATCAACTGGTAAGCAACTCCCACATTATTCAAAGCAGTTTCCAACCTGTCGCGGTGTGTATCGGTAATAAAAACCTGGCCATTTTCCTCAATACAAACTTTAGCTAACAGGTTGTTCATCCTTTGATTATCAAGCTTTTCGAAAATATCATCCAATAATAATAGGGGAGCGAAGCCTTTTTTTTGTTTCAGTATTTCAAATTCGGCCAGCTTCAATGCAAACAGCAAACTTTTGCGCTGTCCCTGGGAAGCCATCGTTTTAAAGGGTTGTCCGCTCATGGCTATTTCGAGGTCATCTTTGTGTACGCCGGCACTGGTCCTTTGCAGGTAAAGATCCCGCTGGCGGTTTTCTTCCAACAATTTACCAAAAGAATTATTTATTAATTGACTGTCATATTTAATTGATAATGAATCATCTGAGTTCGCAATATATTGATAAGCGCGTTGTACTTCGGGTATAAATGAGCCAAGAAAAGAATGCCGGTATTGAAAGATATTGCTGCCGGACTTTTGTAGTTGCGTATCTATTATGTTAAGTAATGTTTCATCGAGATAGTTTTTTTCGGCAGCGGCTTTCAGTAGTGCATTGCGTTCTTCCAGCAGTTTTTTGTAATCGATCAGGTGTAGCAGGTAAGCCTGGTCTGCCTGGGCAATAATGGTATCAATGAAATTTCTGCGCAGTTCACTGCCGCCCGTGATGATCTCTACATCGTCAGGCGCTATAAAAACGCAGGGAAATTTCCCGATGTGCTGGGAGAACTTCTTGTAAGGCGCTTCGTCAAGCAAAAATTCTTTACGGTTGGTTTCGCGCAAAATACAGACGGCTTCATGTACAGCATTGTCGGAATTTATTTCGCCTTCAATCCTGAAACCCCGGAGTTGTTGGTAAACGCTCTGCGCGTCAGGTTTTGAAAAATAGCTTTTGGTAAAGCAGAGATAATATACTGCATCCAGCAGGTTGGTTTTGCCTGTACCATTGTTACCACAGATAGCCACGATACGCTCTGTGAAAACAAATTTTTCTGCCAGGTAATTCCTGAACTGTGCAACGCCGATATTTGTAAACCGCATCATTCAGCCGCAAAGTAATTCATTATAAAGATGTTTGTATGTGCATCGTTCAAAAGATGCCATCAGTACTGCAGATGAACGGATTGCGACGCAACGATGCTCCATTGGAATGCCAAAAGCTGGTACCATTTTTTTCCTATAATTTATATTATGTTAAACATGCATGGTCACTGCGAAAAAGAAAGCCCGCCCTGCGGTAAATAGCCTGTGGAGATTGTAGTGAGGATTGTATAGCTATGCTTTATGCTTTACAATTTAGCTTTAACCATATACCTTCTGATCATCTTCTTAATGTCATTAAGCTTATTCTCAAAAATGTGTGGTTGAGCGATTTCCTTAGCCATTTTTCGGAGTATTTTTGGTGGGCAATCTAAGAAATACCCATTCTTAACACAGAAGTATTGTAAGGTAAAAATAGCCATTCGCTTGTTTCCATTGCCTAAAGCATGATTAGCTATTATCAAATAAAATAACATAGAGGCTTTATTAATAAAGCCTCTATAAAGTTCTTCCCCAAAACAAACGCCAAAAGGTGTATTTAAACAACTCTCAATTTTTGGTATATGTTCTTGTGAAATTTCAGGAATAGGCTCATCTTTTTCAGCATGATATTCCTGCGCCATCTTCAATAATTGTATAAATTCGCCGAAAGAGATAGATAGAATAATCTTACTCATGGCTCAATTGAGACATCAATTCGCCATACTTTGCGAAGAAAACAGCTTTGAAGTCATTCATGCTAACTTCTTTCCTCTTCTTAATAGAAGACTTAGATCGTCTTGGCATTACTGATTTTTTTGCTGCCTTTTTGTGCTTGATATGTGTAGTTACGTTTGCCACGATCTTTAATAATGCAATAATACTAATAAACAACGTAATTATTCACAATATTAACGGAAAACTAATTTCTTTAGTATATACAAGTTGGTTTTGTTTGCAATATAAGATATTGTATTTGCCAAAACTGTTTAGTTAAGACGGATAATCAATCTTAAAAATTCCTCTGTTAATCTTTTCAACGCATCAAAATTGTCTGTATACTGCAGGCAATTTCCATACATTTTAT encodes the following:
- a CDS encoding Fic family protein, whose amino-acid sequence is MSKIILSISFGEFIQLLKMAQEYHAEKDEPIPEISQEHIPKIESCLNTPFGVCFGEELYRGFINKASMLFYLIIANHALGNGNKRMAIFTLQYFCVKNGYFLDCPPKILRKMAKEIAQPHIFENKLNDIKKMIRRYMVKAKL
- a CDS encoding DUF6702 family protein; amino-acid sequence: MATILHQWLLIAYTAMIHPFYVSMTDINYNDKNKSLEISVRIFTDDFEQTLRKSHQDKIDILYPANQELMNKYVSAYIQQHLQLKVNDKPVQLNFVGYEQQSESIWSYFEVQQVAQVNKLAIMNDLLHEYNNNQINMMHVKVKEAEKSNKLNYPENIAVFTF
- a CDS encoding M1 family metallopeptidase, whose protein sequence is MMMRKLMFCTVALLVVQTAMAQNIQNNPGSNHGNKFEQLGTILPTPNEYRTASGAPGPKYWQQRCDYDITCSLDEKNLKLTGSEKVTYFNNSPDVLTYLWLQLDENQHSSVNNSGYQNSSSMQQNVSLTLLERMEENKTDNGYGDKIAKITDASGKSLKYTVNKTMMRVELPAPLKPGQQFIFNVDWSYNISDRFKYNGRGGYEFFPEDGNYLFTMTQWYPRLCVYSDFQGWQNHQFAGSGEFALTFGNFKVQMTVPADHMVGSTGECQNYAQVLSATQMSRWQKAQTAKEPLQIVTLDEAKAAESKKSTATKTWIFKADMVRDFAWTSSRKFLWDAMPAFVEGKKVMCMSFYGKEAYGLYSKYSTKMVAHTIKSYSKFTIPYPYPVAQSIEASNGMEYPMICFNYGRTEKDGTYSEATKNGMIGVIIHEVGHNFFPMIVNSDERQWTWMDEGLNTFCEYLTEELYDNKFPSRRGPAHTIVDYMKMPKDQLEPIMTNSENIIQFGPNAYSKPATGLNILRETIMGRELFDYAFKTYAQRWAFKHPTPADLFRTMEDASAEDLDWFWRGWFYSIDACDISIDSVKAFKADLNGQVKLRTPGEKPLDKPAVPVFDDISKVRNREDKAIHFLSDTDTTLRDFYWRYDRGMEPYDSTYKFQGKPVEIEEIDNATKQKYAGKYLYEVSFSNKGGLVMPIIVEWTFADGTKETERIAVQIWRKDENHVSKVFMKDKEVVSVQLDPMKETADINLTNNSWPKIETVNNFNLFKMKQAARGQSQGLNPMQKAAQK
- a CDS encoding hemolysin family protein, with the translated sequence MTEILIILGLVILNGVFSMAEIALVSARKARLEGQANKGDSRAREALKLANHPDTFLSTVQIGITLIGILTGIFSGENIKDDIVVFLQKYPAIAPYSSGAATAIVVIIITYLSLVIGELVPKRIGLSNPEGIAKALAGPMSVLSKITYPFIWLLTKSSHFLIKLFGIKGNDNQVTEEEIKAIISEGTEQGTIDEAEQQIIERVFHLGDRNITSLMTHRSDIVWLDVNSSVGAIKELSDDMVHSVYPVCDGTIDAVKGVVSLKDIFRSAPETLLKDIMHAAFYVPENNSAYQLLEKFKESKRHYAFIVDEYGTLQGIITLNDILQAIVGDISEPNDEEYEIIRRDDGSYLIDAQISYYNFLSYFEKTDWMEDSDQEFDTLAGFILDNLERIPVTGDKFDWRGFTFEIIDMDNHRIDKLLVTLSDKLKKELEEDL
- a CDS encoding HupE/UreJ family protein, coding for MSDFSMFFPMGIEHITDLNGIDHILFIAALCLRYVISDWKKLLILVTAFTIGHSITLALSALNIIEVPQAITEFFIAVTIVITACSNCFVKDFSFTGKYPVIYFFALFFGLIHGLGFSTLLKSMLGKDQSIVVQLLAFNLGLEVGQLLIVTCILLFSFLLVNMLSVNRKYYLLFVSGGIAALALEMALQRIP
- the recF gene encoding DNA replication/repair protein RecF (All proteins in this family for which functions are known are DNA-binding proteins that assist the filamentation of RecA onto DNA for the initiation of recombination or recombinational repair.), yielding MMRFTNIGVAQFRNYLAEKFVFTERIVAICGNNGTGKTNLLDAVYYLCFTKSYFSKPDAQSVYQQLRGFRIEGEINSDNAVHEAVCILRETNRKEFLLDEAPYKKFSQHIGKFPCVFIAPDDVEIITGGSELRRNFIDTIIAQADQAYLLHLIDYKKLLEERNALLKAAAEKNYLDETLLNIIDTQLQKSGSNIFQYRHSFLGSFIPEVQRAYQYIANSDDSLSIKYDSQLINNSFGKLLEENRQRDLYLQRTSAGVHKDDLEIAMSGQPFKTMASQGQRKSLLFALKLAEFEILKQKKGFAPLLLLDDIFEKLDNQRMNNLLAKVCIEENGQVFITDTHRDRLETALNNVGVAYQLIGL